The Alphaproteobacteria bacterium genome includes a window with the following:
- a CDS encoding leucine-rich repeat domain-containing protein: protein MIKQSLLWTTLVALPLVGGVYGAEKSEAKKPYETIFNQVPGEVFDKIDQYLNSQDSGRLQQASLELKALVHSATERSIKSVKSHLNCVNPGAANTNTWVKKRLNQLVYGHSLHPLLHRAFIEKLKEEQFLFVPHESPLESVLVNVPGLRRISLRVGLEKSSLAPKLYEALFGHALPKGENLPDALDHLAACLPVHGIYVSVDLVPTDEAQNDILLRFFKANREGLIEKLRKMGEHQRYYSFGVTQHDEVLTQDKPYNIIVNQRQLALLKRQGLLANHPHRIILKIKEAPEGVLSLNTAQLPDNVGKLRLVDNDHLCTEIGNEFLHECTGLTSLDTSGLRNVKSIGDTFLGRCLNLTSLDTTGLQNLESIEKGFLRNCPNLTSLDTRGLQNVKSIGDEFLMQCTGLTSLDTSGLQKVESIGNDFLLSCSNLTSLNMSKLQKVESIGWQFLMGCTGLTSLDMSKLQKVESIGDVFLYGCTGLDVDPKQLRKEILKRGRAKVAQKKSQT, encoded by the coding sequence ATGATTAAACAATCACTTTTATGGACAACCCTGGTTGCCTTACCACTGGTGGGCGGTGTCTATGGCGCTGAAAAATCAGAGGCGAAAAAGCCGTATGAGACAATTTTTAACCAAGTACCAGGGGAAGTCTTTGATAAGATAGATCAATATTTGAATTCTCAAGATTCAGGCCGCCTACAACAAGCATCACTAGAATTGAAAGCTTTAGTTCACTCGGCAACGGAAAGGTCAATTAAAAGTGTTAAGTCTCATCTCAACTGTGTTAATCCGGGCGCTGCAAATACAAATACTTGGGTAAAAAAGCGGTTAAACCAGCTTGTCTATGGCCACTCCCTGCATCCTTTGCTTCATAGGGCTTTCATAGAGAAATTAAAAGAAGAGCAATTTCTTTTTGTGCCCCATGAATCCCCTTTAGAGAGTGTTCTTGTGAACGTGCCTGGCCTAAGGAGAATCAGTCTTCGTGTCGGGTTAGAAAAGTCAAGCCTTGCCCCTAAACTCTATGAAGCCCTGTTTGGTCACGCTCTTCCTAAAGGGGAGAATCTTCCTGATGCCTTGGATCATTTGGCAGCTTGTCTTCCCGTTCATGGAATCTATGTGAGTGTCGACTTAGTACCTACAGATGAAGCCCAAAATGACATTCTTCTCAGGTTTTTTAAGGCTAATAGGGAAGGATTGATTGAGAAACTAAGAAAGATGGGTGAACACCAACGATACTATTCTTTTGGCGTGACTCAACATGATGAAGTTTTGACCCAAGACAAACCTTACAATATCATCGTGAATCAAAGACAGCTTGCATTGTTGAAAAGACAAGGGTTACTAGCAAACCATCCTCATCGCATTATACTTAAAATTAAAGAAGCACCTGAGGGTGTTCTATCCTTAAACACTGCTCAATTGCCTGATAATGTCGGCAAACTCCGTTTAGTGGATAATGATCACTTATGTACGGAAATTGGAAATGAATTCCTCCATGAGTGCACAGGCTTAACCTCCCTGGATACGAGCGGACTTCGGAACGTGAAGTCCATTGGAGATACCTTCCTCGGGCGTTGCCTCAACTTAACCTCCCTGGATACGACCGGACTTCAGAACTTAGAGTCCATTGAAAAAGGATTCCTCAGGAATTGCCCCAACTTAACCTCCCTGGATACGAGGGGACTTCAGAACGTGAAGTCTATTGGAGATGAATTCCTCATGCAGTGCACCGGCTTAACTTCCCTGGATACAAGCGGACTTCAGAAGGTAGAGTCCATTGGAAATGACTTCCTCCTTTCTTGCTCCAACTTAACCTCCCTGAATATGAGCAAGCTTCAGAAGGTAGAGTCCATTGGATGGCAATTCCTCATGGGTTGCACAGGCTTAACCTCCCTGGATATGAGCAAGCTTCAGAAGGTCGAGTCCATTGGAGATGTCTTCCTCTATGGATGCACCGGATTGGATGTTGATCCAAAGCAACTTCGCAAAGAGATTTTGAAACGAGGAAGGGCAAAGGTGGCTCAGAAGAAAAGCCAAACATAG